A single region of the Pseudomonas solani genome encodes:
- the polA gene encoding DNA polymerase I, giving the protein MSQAPLVLVDGSSYLYRAFHALPPLTTSAGLPTGAVKGVLNMLKSLRKQYPDSPFAVVFDAKGGTFRDEMFAEYKANRPSMPDELRVQVEPLHATVRALGLPLLCVEGVEADDVIGTLARQSAALGRAVVISTGDKDMAQLVDGHITLVNTMTGSVLDIDGVKEKFGVGPELIIDYLALMGDKVDNIPGVPGVGEKTALGLLTGVGGGLDVLYANLDKVPELAIRGAKGLPAKLEEHKEMAYLSYKLATIKCDVELNVEIEALHPGEPDVEALTELYRTLEFKTGLDDLQRQSKAAGETPPPPAAPADAVETRYETVLEQAQFDAWLKKLQDAPLFAFDTETTSLDPQQAQVVGVSFAVSPHEAAYVPLAHSYMGVPDQLDRDAVLKALKPLLEDPAKGKIGQHAKYDMNVLANASTPILMQGIAFDTMLESYVLDSTATRHDMDSLALKYLGQSTIRFEDIAGKGAKQLTFDQIAIEQAGPYAAEDADVTLRLHQALWQKLEAVPSLASVFCDIEMPLVPVLARIERNGAYVDAKLLGQQSIELGARMVELERQAYELAGQEFNLGSPKQLGAILYEKLGLPVLSKTATGQPSTAENVLAELAEQDFELPKVIMQYRTVSKLKSTYTDKLPEQINPRTGRIHTSYHQAVAATGRLSSTDPNLQNIPIRTAEGRRIRQAFVAPKGYKLLAADYSQIELRIMAHLAKDEGLLDAFRHDRDVHRATAAEVFGVELEQVSNDQRRSAKAINFGLIYGMSAFGLAKQIGVDRKQSQAYIDRYFARYPGVLAYMERTREQAAQQGFVETLFGRRLYLPEINSKNQAMRKGAERTAINAPMQGTAADIMKRAMVAVDNWLTESAIDARVILQVHDELVLEVREDLVDQVRDAIRPLMSGAAQLDVPLLVEVGVGDNWDEAH; this is encoded by the coding sequence ATGAGCCAAGCCCCTCTCGTCCTGGTGGACGGTTCCTCCTACCTGTACCGTGCCTTTCATGCCCTGCCTCCGCTGACCACCTCCGCCGGCCTGCCGACGGGTGCGGTCAAGGGCGTGCTGAATATGCTCAAGAGCCTGCGCAAGCAGTACCCGGACAGCCCCTTCGCAGTGGTCTTCGACGCCAAGGGCGGAACCTTCCGCGACGAGATGTTCGCCGAGTACAAGGCCAACCGGCCGTCGATGCCCGACGAGCTGCGGGTGCAGGTCGAACCGCTGCACGCCACCGTGCGCGCCCTGGGCCTGCCGCTGCTGTGCGTGGAGGGCGTGGAGGCCGACGACGTGATCGGCACCCTGGCCCGGCAGAGCGCGGCGCTGGGCCGTGCGGTGGTGATCTCCACCGGCGACAAGGACATGGCGCAGTTGGTCGACGGGCACATTACGCTGGTCAACACCATGACCGGTAGCGTGCTGGACATCGATGGCGTGAAAGAGAAATTCGGCGTCGGTCCTGAGCTGATCATCGACTACCTGGCCCTGATGGGCGACAAGGTCGACAACATCCCGGGCGTGCCCGGCGTCGGTGAAAAGACCGCCCTGGGCCTGCTGACCGGCGTCGGTGGCGGCCTGGACGTGCTCTACGCCAACCTCGACAAGGTGCCCGAGCTGGCGATCCGCGGCGCCAAGGGGCTGCCGGCCAAGCTCGAAGAGCACAAGGAGATGGCCTACCTCTCCTACAAGCTGGCGACCATCAAGTGCGACGTCGAGCTGAACGTCGAGATCGAGGCGCTGCACCCGGGCGAGCCGGACGTGGAGGCCCTGACCGAGCTGTACCGCACCCTGGAATTCAAGACCGGCCTGGATGACCTGCAGCGCCAGTCCAAGGCCGCCGGCGAGACGCCGCCGCCGCCCGCAGCGCCGGCCGATGCGGTCGAGACCCGCTATGAAACCGTGCTGGAGCAGGCGCAGTTCGATGCCTGGCTGAAGAAGCTGCAGGACGCGCCGCTGTTCGCCTTCGACACCGAAACCACCAGCCTCGACCCGCAGCAGGCGCAGGTGGTGGGCGTGTCCTTCGCCGTCAGCCCGCACGAGGCGGCCTATGTACCGCTGGCCCACTCCTATATGGGTGTGCCCGACCAGCTGGACCGCGACGCCGTGCTCAAGGCCCTCAAGCCGCTGCTGGAAGACCCGGCCAAGGGCAAGATCGGCCAGCATGCCAAGTACGACATGAACGTATTGGCCAACGCCTCGACGCCCATCCTCATGCAGGGCATCGCGTTCGACACCATGCTCGAATCCTATGTGCTGGATTCCACCGCTACCCGCCACGACATGGACAGCCTGGCGCTGAAGTACCTCGGCCAGAGCACCATCCGCTTCGAGGACATCGCCGGCAAGGGCGCCAAGCAGCTGACCTTCGACCAGATCGCCATCGAGCAGGCCGGCCCCTACGCCGCCGAGGATGCCGACGTCACCCTGCGGCTGCACCAGGCGCTGTGGCAGAAGCTGGAAGCCGTGCCTTCGCTGGCTTCGGTGTTCTGCGATATCGAGATGCCGCTGGTGCCGGTGCTGGCACGCATCGAGCGCAACGGCGCCTATGTGGACGCCAAGCTGCTCGGTCAGCAGAGCATCGAGCTGGGTGCGCGCATGGTGGAGCTGGAGCGCCAGGCCTATGAGCTGGCCGGCCAGGAGTTCAACCTCGGTTCGCCCAAGCAGCTCGGCGCCATCCTCTACGAGAAGCTGGGTCTGCCGGTGCTGTCCAAGACCGCCACCGGCCAGCCGTCCACCGCCGAGAACGTGCTGGCGGAGCTGGCCGAGCAGGACTTCGAGCTGCCCAAGGTGATCATGCAGTACCGCACCGTGAGCAAGCTCAAGAGCACCTACACCGACAAGCTGCCGGAGCAGATCAACCCGCGCACCGGGCGCATCCACACCTCCTATCATCAGGCGGTGGCGGCCACCGGGCGGTTGTCCTCCACCGACCCGAACCTGCAGAACATCCCGATCCGCACCGCCGAGGGCCGGCGTATACGCCAGGCCTTCGTCGCGCCCAAGGGCTACAAGCTGCTGGCGGCGGACTACTCGCAGATCGAGCTGCGCATCATGGCCCACCTGGCCAAGGACGAAGGGCTGCTGGATGCCTTCCGCCACGATCGCGACGTGCACCGGGCGACGGCGGCGGAAGTCTTCGGCGTCGAGCTGGAGCAGGTCAGCAACGACCAGCGCCGCAGCGCCAAGGCGATCAACTTCGGCCTGATCTACGGCATGAGCGCCTTCGGCCTGGCCAAGCAGATCGGCGTCGATCGCAAGCAATCCCAGGCCTACATCGACCGCTACTTCGCCCGCTACCCCGGCGTGCTCGCCTACATGGAACGCACCCGCGAGCAGGCGGCCCAGCAGGGCTTCGTCGAGACGCTGTTCGGCCGTCGCCTGTACCTGCCGGAGATCAACTCGAAGAACCAGGCCATGCGCAAGGGCGCCGAACGCACCGCGATCAACGCGCCGATGCAGGGCACCGCGGCCGACATCATGAAGCGCGCCATGGTGGCTGTGGATAACTGGCTGACGGAATCCGCCATCGATGCGCGGGTCATCCTCCAGGTCCACGACGAACTGGTACTGGAAGTGCGCGAGGACCTGGTGGACCAGGTGCGCGACGCCATCCGCCCGCTGATGAGCGGTGCGGCGCAGCTGGATGTACCGCTGCTGGTGGAAGTGGGCGTGGGCGACAACTGGGACGAGGCGCACTGA
- the yihA gene encoding ribosome biogenesis GTP-binding protein YihA/YsxC, with product MSFKNPIIGLCQQARFLISAAKVDQCPPDEGLEVAFAGRSNAGKSSALNTLTHASLARTSKTPGRTQLLNFFSLDDQRRLVDLPGYGYAKVPIPLKQHWQRHLEAYLSSRESLAGLILMMDIRHPLTDFDRLMLDWSSAGNMPMHILLTKADKLAFGAAKNALLKVQQDIRKGWGEGVTIQLFSAPKRQGIEEAQAVLANWLQLGEEFEQVEPEA from the coding sequence ATGTCATTCAAGAACCCGATCATCGGTCTGTGCCAACAGGCCCGCTTTCTCATCAGTGCCGCCAAGGTGGATCAGTGCCCTCCCGACGAAGGTCTGGAAGTGGCGTTCGCCGGGCGTTCCAACGCCGGCAAGTCCAGCGCGCTGAATACCCTCACCCACGCCAGCCTGGCACGCACCTCGAAGACCCCAGGGCGCACCCAGCTGCTCAACTTCTTCTCCCTGGACGACCAGCGTCGCCTGGTGGACCTGCCCGGCTATGGCTACGCCAAGGTGCCGATCCCGCTCAAGCAGCACTGGCAGCGCCACCTGGAAGCCTACCTGAGCAGCCGCGAAAGCCTGGCCGGGCTGATCCTGATGATGGACATCCGCCATCCGCTGACCGACTTCGACCGGCTGATGCTCGACTGGTCCAGCGCCGGCAACATGCCCATGCACATCCTCCTGACCAAGGCCGACAAGCTGGCCTTCGGCGCCGCGAAGAACGCGCTGCTGAAGGTTCAGCAGGACATACGCAAGGGTTGGGGCGAGGGCGTGACCATCCAGCTGTTCTCGGCACCCAAGCGCCAGGGCATCGAGGAAGCGCAAGCGGTGCTGGCCAACTGGCTGCAACTGGGCGAGGAATTCGAGCAGGTCGAGCCGGAGGCCTGA
- a CDS encoding c-type cytochrome, with amino-acid sequence MKKVLLVASLAALAFGAQAAQDPEAVYNRTCSACHNGQLPMAPKKGDKAAWEPRLAKGNDALVKSVTNGLNAMPPRGLCMDCSAEDYQAVIQWMSQ; translated from the coding sequence ATGAAGAAAGTGCTACTCGTCGCAAGCCTTGCGGCGCTGGCCTTTGGCGCGCAGGCTGCCCAGGATCCGGAAGCGGTTTACAACCGGACCTGCAGTGCCTGCCACAACGGTCAACTGCCTATGGCGCCGAAAAAAGGCGACAAGGCCGCCTGGGAGCCGCGTCTGGCCAAGGGCAACGATGCTCTGGTCAAGAGCGTCACCAATGGTTTGAACGCCATGCCTCCCCGAGGCTTGTGCATGGACTGCAGTGCCGAGGACTACCAAGCGGTCATCCAGTGGATGAGCCAATAA
- a CDS encoding c-type cytochrome, with product MNKVLVSLLLTLGITGLAHAAGDAKAGQAKAAVCGACHGPDGNSAAPNFPKLAGQGERYLLKQMHDIKSGNRQVLEMTGLLTNLSDQDLADIAAYFASQSGSVGAADPKLVARGEALFRGGKLEEGMPSCTGCHSPNGAGNAAAGFPHLGGQHAQYVAKQLTDFREGNRTNDGDNMIMRAIAAKLSNKDIEAVSSYIQGLH from the coding sequence ATGAACAAAGTACTCGTGAGTCTGCTGTTGACCCTGGGCATCACCGGTCTGGCCCACGCCGCTGGCGACGCCAAAGCCGGTCAGGCGAAAGCTGCCGTATGTGGTGCCTGCCATGGCCCGGACGGCAACAGCGCTGCCCCCAACTTCCCGAAACTGGCTGGCCAGGGCGAGCGCTATCTGCTCAAGCAGATGCACGACATCAAGTCCGGCAACCGCCAGGTCCTGGAAATGACCGGCCTGCTGACCAACCTGAGCGATCAGGACCTGGCCGACATCGCCGCCTACTTCGCCAGCCAGTCCGGCAGTGTCGGCGCCGCCGATCCCAAGCTGGTCGCGCGCGGTGAAGCCCTGTTCCGTGGCGGCAAACTGGAAGAAGGCATGCCTTCCTGCACCGGTTGCCACTCCCCGAACGGCGCCGGCAACGCCGCTGCCGGCTTCCCGCACCTGGGTGGCCAGCATGCCCAGTACGTGGCCAAGCAGCTGACCGACTTCCGCGAAGGCAACCGCACCAACGATGGCGACAACATGATCATGCGCGCCATCGCCGCGAAGCTGAGCAACAAGGACATCGAAGCCGTCTCCAGCTACATTCAGGGCCTGCACTAA
- a CDS encoding thiol:disulfide interchange protein DsbA/DsbL produces MRNLILSAVLASASLFGMTAQAEDIQAGKQYVELSSPVPISKPGKIEVVELFWYGCPHCYQFEPTLNAWTEKLPEDVNFVRIPAMFGGVWNVHGQLFITLESMGVEHAVHKAVFEAIHKEGKKLSTPDEMAEFLAGQGVDKAAFIKAYNSFGVKSQMEKAKKLAMAYQISGVPTLIVNGKYRFDIGSSGGLEQATQVADFLIAKERAAK; encoded by the coding sequence ATGCGTAACCTGATTCTTTCCGCCGTTCTTGCCAGTGCGAGCCTTTTCGGCATGACCGCACAGGCCGAGGATATCCAGGCCGGCAAACAGTACGTCGAACTGAGCAGCCCGGTCCCGATTTCCAAGCCCGGCAAGATCGAGGTGGTGGAACTGTTCTGGTACGGCTGCCCTCACTGCTACCAATTCGAACCCACCCTGAACGCCTGGACCGAGAAGCTGCCGGAGGACGTCAACTTCGTACGCATCCCCGCCATGTTCGGTGGCGTGTGGAACGTCCACGGCCAACTGTTCATTACCCTGGAAAGCATGGGCGTCGAGCACGCCGTGCACAAAGCCGTGTTCGAAGCCATCCATAAGGAAGGCAAGAAGCTCTCCACCCCCGACGAGATGGCCGAGTTCCTCGCTGGCCAGGGCGTCGACAAGGCGGCCTTCATCAAGGCCTACAACTCCTTCGGCGTGAAGAGCCAGATGGAGAAGGCCAAGAAGCTCGCCATGGCGTACCAGATCTCCGGCGTACCGACCCTGATCGTCAACGGCAAGTACCGCTTCGACATCGGCTCCTCGGGCGGTCTCGAGCAGGCCACCCAGGTCGCCGACTTCCTCATCGCCAAGGAGCGCGCCGCGAAGTAA
- a CDS encoding endonuclease/exonuclease/phosphatase family protein, which produces MLRRWSNDRTAGLRAPQVNPHCGSSGLPKDGRLRLLSFNIQVGISTGRYRHYLTRSWQHLLPHAGRASNLQRIGALLGDFDLVALQEVDGGSLRSGYVNQVEHLAHLADFPFWYQQLNRNLGRIAQHSNGLLSRLQPTQLEDHPLPGPPGRGAILMRFGEGEDALVVVMMHLALGTKARSRQLAYIRELIGGYRHQVLMGDMNTHANDLLQNSPLRDLGLLAPQVEATFPSWRPQRCLDHILLSPSLTLERVQVLSQPISDHLPVAVDIRLPTSLTGDALPALVDTPDGSPS; this is translated from the coding sequence ATGCTGCGCCGCTGGAGCAATGACAGAACCGCTGGCCTGCGGGCTCCGCAGGTCAATCCTCATTGTGGCTCCAGCGGCCTCCCAAAGGATGGCCGCCTTCGGCTGCTCAGCTTCAACATCCAGGTCGGCATCAGCACCGGCCGTTACCGCCACTACCTGACCCGCAGCTGGCAGCACCTGCTGCCCCACGCCGGCCGCGCCAGCAACCTGCAGCGCATCGGTGCCCTGCTCGGCGATTTCGACCTCGTGGCCCTGCAGGAAGTCGACGGTGGCAGCCTGCGTTCCGGCTACGTCAACCAGGTCGAGCACCTCGCCCACCTGGCCGATTTCCCTTTCTGGTACCAACAGCTCAACCGCAACCTCGGGCGCATCGCCCAGCACAGCAACGGCTTGCTCAGCCGCCTGCAGCCGACCCAGCTGGAAGACCACCCCCTGCCCGGCCCGCCCGGGCGCGGCGCCATCCTCATGCGCTTCGGCGAGGGCGAGGACGCACTGGTGGTGGTGATGATGCACCTGGCCCTGGGCACCAAGGCCCGCTCCCGCCAGCTCGCCTACATCCGCGAGCTCATCGGCGGCTACCGCCACCAGGTGCTGATGGGCGACATGAACACCCACGCCAACGACCTGCTGCAGAACTCGCCCCTGCGTGACCTCGGGCTGCTCGCGCCACAGGTCGAGGCCACTTTCCCGAGCTGGCGCCCGCAGCGCTGCCTCGACCACATCCTGCTCAGCCCCAGCTTGACCCTGGAGCGCGTGCAGGTGCTCAGCCAACCCATCTCCGACCACCTGCCAGTGGCGGTGGACATCCGCCTGCCCACGTCCCTTACCGGGGATGCGTTGCCGGCCCTGGTGGACACTCCCGACGGATCACCTTCATGA
- a CDS encoding GGDEF domain-containing protein, with amino-acid sequence MSDDGQRWKEKYLQSLEQQEKLERRWDARLDLLRRGLVRSSLAAEGSDKAVDQCMQELREIIRGDQIDAGLSALIPRLEKAVLDSEQRRQQRIDQNVGALTGLTNQLLKLDVPRDVRKSLKQFAKRIDERASQAREMPALLGELSGLQQRALDEIANTDPAAPKPGLLQRLFGSQGDATEDAQPAAAPLPTGDALAPPPAVPAPAALQAAPPLDDEPASPAQALAAAPAPVVPAPGVPPTVEAAPVAAAPAPAPAPAPAPAQAPVPPPAAATEQSASAQVVAEAAPVVAPLVPEVAPAAPVGPLAAAAPAPVTALADGVSPSLTPRLDSLPLPAALLTGEGDPGYALPTPPEPGYSAVAPHVAASLRGLLDELDLPERHKPQGEALRERLVGGLNWYELVPVLDDLAVLVLAVTNSEHRDFAIYLKQLNERLVAFVASISAAQEGYSETLESARVLDDQLREQVSDLQSSVQDATDLDDLKRAVEKRLDGLLSTMNDYQRQRAAREEEVGGRLKVLVDRVATMEQEASSFRDHLEEQRQKALSDPLTGLPNRAAWSERLELEVARWKRYGGELLLAVLDIDHFKRINDNYGHLAGDKVLKIIAGEIAKRLRKTDFIARFGGEEFVLLLPATPLEGGQQLLDTLRSAIEQCPFHFKGEPVTITLSGGLVSFVEGEKDEQAFERADQALYRAKREGRNRIELG; translated from the coding sequence ATGAGCGACGACGGCCAGCGCTGGAAAGAAAAGTACCTGCAGAGCCTCGAGCAGCAGGAGAAGCTGGAGCGTCGCTGGGACGCCCGCCTCGATCTCCTGCGCCGTGGCCTGGTGCGCAGCTCCCTCGCCGCCGAAGGCAGCGACAAGGCCGTCGACCAGTGCATGCAGGAGCTGCGCGAGATCATCCGTGGCGATCAGATAGACGCCGGCCTCTCCGCCCTGATCCCGCGCCTGGAAAAGGCCGTGCTGGATTCCGAGCAGCGTCGCCAGCAACGGATCGACCAGAACGTCGGCGCCCTCACCGGGCTGACCAACCAGCTGCTCAAGCTGGATGTGCCGCGTGACGTGCGCAAATCCCTCAAGCAGTTCGCCAAGCGCATCGACGAGCGCGCCAGTCAGGCGCGTGAGATGCCTGCCCTCCTCGGCGAGCTCAGCGGCCTGCAACAGCGCGCCCTCGACGAGATCGCCAACACCGACCCTGCCGCGCCCAAGCCCGGCCTGCTGCAGCGTCTGTTCGGCAGCCAGGGTGACGCCACCGAAGACGCCCAGCCTGCTGCCGCGCCGCTGCCCACCGGTGACGCCCTGGCTCCACCACCGGCCGTCCCGGCACCTGCCGCATTGCAGGCCGCGCCCCCGCTGGACGACGAGCCCGCATCGCCGGCCCAGGCGCTCGCTGCCGCCCCGGCTCCTGTCGTGCCAGCTCCCGGCGTGCCGCCTACCGTTGAGGCGGCCCCCGTGGCTGCGGCTCCCGCTCCGGCGCCTGCCCCTGCCCCTGCTCCTGCCCAGGCTCCCGTACCCCCCCCGGCAGCCGCCACCGAGCAGTCTGCCTCGGCCCAGGTGGTCGCCGAAGCGGCACCGGTGGTTGCGCCCCTTGTGCCCGAGGTTGCTCCTGCCGCCCCGGTCGGGCCACTCGCTGCAGCCGCTCCGGCGCCTGTCACCGCGCTGGCCGATGGTGTCAGCCCGAGCCTGACGCCGCGCCTCGACAGCCTGCCATTGCCGGCGGCGCTGCTCACCGGCGAAGGCGACCCGGGCTACGCGCTGCCCACGCCGCCCGAACCCGGCTACAGCGCCGTCGCGCCCCACGTCGCCGCCAGCCTGCGCGGGCTGCTGGACGAGCTCGACCTGCCCGAGCGCCACAAGCCCCAGGGCGAAGCCCTTCGCGAGCGTCTGGTAGGTGGCCTGAACTGGTACGAACTGGTGCCCGTGCTGGACGACCTCGCCGTGCTGGTGCTGGCCGTCACCAACAGCGAGCACCGTGACTTCGCCATCTACCTCAAGCAGCTCAACGAGCGCCTGGTCGCCTTCGTCGCCTCCATTTCCGCCGCCCAGGAGGGTTACAGCGAGACCCTGGAAAGCGCGCGCGTGCTCGACGACCAGTTGCGCGAGCAGGTCAGCGACCTGCAGAGCAGCGTGCAGGACGCCACCGACCTGGACGACCTCAAGCGCGCCGTGGAAAAGCGCCTCGACGGCCTGCTCAGCACCATGAACGACTACCAGCGCCAGCGCGCCGCCCGCGAAGAAGAAGTCGGCGGACGCCTCAAGGTGCTGGTGGATCGCGTCGCCACCATGGAACAGGAAGCCAGTTCCTTCCGCGACCACCTGGAAGAACAGCGGCAGAAAGCCCTCAGCGACCCGCTCACCGGCCTGCCCAACCGGGCCGCCTGGAGCGAGCGCCTGGAACTGGAAGTGGCGCGCTGGAAGCGCTATGGCGGCGAGCTGCTGCTGGCGGTGCTGGACATCGACCACTTCAAGCGCATCAACGACAACTACGGCCACCTGGCCGGCGACAAGGTGCTCAAGATCATCGCTGGCGAGATCGCCAAGCGCCTGCGCAAGACCGACTTCATCGCCCGCTTCGGCGGCGAGGAGTTCGTCCTGCTGCTCCCCGCCACGCCCCTGGAGGGTGGCCAGCAGTTGCTCGACACCCTGCGCTCGGCCATCGAGCAATGCCCCT